The Gloeomargarita lithophora Alchichica-D10 genomic sequence TGCTCAGAGTAACCCTGACCCCAACCAGCAACGGATTCCCCAACCCCAGCAGGTGCAACCCATTCCTCCGGCTCCCCAGCGGCCGGAAACCCCTTTTGTGCCGGGGGCGGTACCGGGGAATCCCGACCAACTGGTGGTGGTGGAAGCCCTGGACGTGGTGGGCAGTACAATCCTCACCCCCAAGGAAATTGCCAAACTGGTGGAGCCGGTCTTGTATCGCGAAGTTACCCTGCGGCAGGTGCAGGATGTGGCGGATGCGATTACCAAAATCTATGTGGATGGGGGGTATATCACCTCCCGGGCGGCGATTGCGTCCGAGACGATCCCCTCCGGGAAACTGCGGATTGATGTCACGGAAGGCCGGTTGGTGGATATTCAAATCACCGGCAATCAACGGTTATTTACCAGCTATATCCGGGATCGCCTGAAACTGGGGGCAAACACCCCCTTGAATAGCAATGCCCTGGAAGACCAGTTGCGGTTATTGAAAGCGGTGCCCTACCTGGAAAATGTGGAAGCCAGCCTGCGCCCGGGGGAAAAACCGGGGGAAAGTATCCTGGTGGTGCGGGTGCAGGAGGACAAGCAACCTTTTGTCATGTCCTTTGGGGTGGATAATTATGTGCCGCCGAGTATTGCCACCCAACGGGGGTATGTGTCCCTGGGGTATCAAAACCTGAGTGGCATTGGGGATGAAATTTTTGGTTCCTACACGGTGGGGTTAAATTTCACCGATTGGGAACGGGCGGCGTTGAATGAATACAATTTCACCTACCGGGCACCGATTAACCCGATGGATGGGACGGTGCAAGCCCGGGTGTTGGTGACCAATAACCAGATTACGGATGAGAATTTTGAGGTTCTCAATATCAGCGGTGAATCCCAGTTGTACGAGTTTAGTTTTCGGCAACCGATTATTCGCAGTGTGCGCCAGGAATTAGCCTTGTCAACGGGGTTTACCTGGCAACAGTCCCAGACCTTTACCTTCGCCGGGCCGACCCCCTTTGGTTTAGGGCCGGATGAACAGGGCTTTAGCCGTACCAGTGTGTTGAAATTTGGCACGGATTATATCTATCGGGATGGCACAGGGGCGTGGTTGGCTCTGGGGCAGTTTAATCTGGGGTTGCCTATTTTTAGCGCCACCGAAAATACGGATGGCCCGATTCCTGGTCGGATTATTCCCGATGGCCGGTTTTTTAGCTTCCAGGGGCAGGGACAACGGGTGCAGAATTTGGGTAATGATTTTCTGTTGATTGTGCGGGGGGATATGCAACTCGCCGCCACGCCGCTTTTAGCCCAACAGCAGTTTGTGATTGGGGGTGCCCAGTCCGTGCGGGGGTATCGGCAAAACGCCCGGGCGGGGGACAATGGTTTTCGGATTTCGATTGAATCGCGGGTGCCGATGGCGCGGGACAAAAATGGGCAGGTATTTTTCCAGTTGGCACCGTTTATCGAATTTGGCCGGGTCTGGAATAATCCCGCCAACCCCAATATCCTGGTGGCTCCCAACACTTTAGCGGGGATTGGCACCGGCTTTATTTGGAATCCGGTTCAGGGGATGGATGTGCGGTTAGACCTGGGCGCACCCTTGATTTACAACGAAGACCGGGGGAGGGATGCCCAGGATTATGGTATTTATTTCAATGTGAATTACCGGGCATTTTAAGGGTTTGGGTAACGTTGCGCCTGAAGCATCTCATTCGCTCATTTGGGGCAAGACGGTGCCCGTAAGATTGGCTCCTTCCAGGCAGGTTTGTTGCATCTGGGCTTGCCAGAGATTCGCCCCGGTGAGGTTGGCCTGCTCAAAATTGGCCTGATTCAATACCGCTCCGTGCAGATTGGTGGCGTAGAGGATGGCTTCTTTGAGGTCGGCACTGGTGAGGTTGGCACCGGCAATCAGGGCTTCACTCAGGTCGGCTCCCCGCAAACGGGCTTGGTACAAGGTAGCGGAACTGAGATTGGCGCCCATGAGTTGACTGCCATTCAGGTTGGCTTGGCTGAGGTTGGCACCGATCAAGTTGACACCGCCGAGGCTGGCTTCCCGCAGGTTGGTTTTCACCATTTCCGCCCCCACTAGGTTGGCACCGGCGAGTTTTGCCCCAATCAACAAACAGCCGCTCAAATCCGCCAGCATCAGGTCAGCACGGGATAAATTCACGCCCTCCAGGTTGGCACCCTGGAGGTTGCACCCGATCAGGTTAATGCCGGTAAAGTCCCGTTCCCCGGCGGCATAACGTTGGAGGAGTTGATTGGCCTGGGCAACCGGGTCGGCCAGTTGGTCGATCACCTGTTCCGGCTCTGGAGGCAGGGTGGCTTCCGGGGCAATGGGTTCTGGGGGCGGGGGGGTGGGGCTAACCACCGCTAGATCGCTCCGCAGGGGCGCATAGCGGCTGACCAGTTTGAACAATTCTTCCGGCGTGACCGGTTTTTTGAGCATTTCGGTCACCCCCACCAACCGGGCGCGGGTGCGGTTGACGATGCTTTCGTGGGCGGTGACTAGGAAAATCGGGGTGTCTTTGAATACGGAAGTTTTACGCAAAAGGCCGCAGAGTTCGTAGCCATTCACATCGGGCATCACCCAATCCATCAGGATCACGTCCGGTTTGGCCTCCAATAGATTGGCCATCTGCATCATCGGTTCGGCGACGGTCATCACCCGATACCCGGCGCGGCTGAGACTGGTTTCCAGGATTTTTAACATCACCGGGCTGTCGTCTAAACAGGCCACCAGGGGTTGATGGGCATTGCTGACCGTTGGCGCACCAGGGGGGGGCGGTGGGGGGGCGGAGCTACGTTCTGCCACTGGAGCGGGCAGGTCGGGGAGAGTTTGCCATTCGATCCACCCCTGCTGTACCCAGGTAACGATGGGTTGCACCGTGGCTTGCAGGGATTTCCGGGTCAAGCCCATCACATCCCAGAGGGTATTTTGACCGTTGAGTAAGGTGACCCAATTGGCCCCCCCCGGTTGCTCTTGAATTTTGTCCGCCTGCCGCACCACCGGGGCTAAATCCGGGGAGAGTTCCTGGGTAACATTTTGCAGTTGTTTAATGCCCGTCGCTTGCCACTGTTGTTGGAGTTGTTCCACTTCTCCCAAGACCCGCTCCACCTGCAACAGGGCAATTTGGGTGCCCAACCCCTGCCCGGCCTGAAGGGTCAAGGTCAAATGTTCCTGCCCCACCAGGGCGAACAAAACCTCCAGCACACTGGCCAGGATTACGGCCTTGGCCTGGGAAGGGGTTAAGCGGCCATTGGCCGTGCCTTGCACCAGACTGTGATATTCCCAGGGGGCGGCATTCCCCAAGGTACTCCAGTCCGGCTGAAACTGGGGACAATGGGCTTTCAGTACCCGTTGCCACCGCCGCCCCCGATGGACACCGCCGGTCGCATACAGCAGTCGCCCCATAAACAGGTAGAGCCACCACTGTTGCCCGTTTCCCTGCACCACCACCGTCCCGGTCACTTGGCGTTGTTGCAACGCCATCAATTCCTGGCCTACATCTTGAGTCACCGTTCTACCCCTACCCAAAGCCCTAGTATCAGATTAGCGGTTCTCACCCTAGGTACACCACATAATTCAGCGGGGAATTGACCCAATCTCAAGCCAGCCCTAGGACAATCCGGCGACTGGTGAAGCCATGCGGGCGACCCGCGGCAGTTCCAAGGTCAATCCCTGACCCAAGAGCAGTCGCCCCTCCAGCCGCTCTACCAGCATTTGCGCCACATATAAACCCATCCCCGGTCGGGTCGGCCCCAGGGGATACCAAAGTTCCCCTAAATCCAATTCCGGCACCCCAATTTGTAATCCCGTACCCCCCGGCCAACCCCGCACCTGCACCTGGGTATCCCCCGGCGTATGGGTCAGGGCATAATCCAACACCTGCACCAAAATCGGCACCAATAACTCCGGGTCACTCCACACCGGCGACAGTTCCTGGATGCGCCAGTCCACCCGGTTCCCCCCAGGCTGCAACGCCAACTCCAGCATCACCTCCGGCACCAACTCCGCCACCCGCACCGGGCGAAAATGCCCCGGCTGTACTTGCCACCGGGAGACAGCCAGCACCGCTTCTACCAAGGCCGACAACTGCGTCACCTGGGTCTGGACAATTTCCAAAAAATGGCGGGTCTGGGCATAACTGAAATGGCTTTGGGAGTGCAATAACGTATCCACAAACCCCTTGATACTGGTCAACGGAGTCCGCAATTCGTGGCTAATCGTATCAATAAATTCCTGTTGGGATTGCTCCAAATCCCGGCTATGTTCCGGCACAAAACTCCACACCAACCCCCCCTGGGTTTCCTGGGGGAACTTCTGCACCAAGACCCGCATCATCAACCAACCCGCTGGCGTGGATAAGCGCACCCGTCCCCCCGCCTCCTGCCACCGCAAATAGGTCGCCAATTCCGGCCAAAATTCCGTAATGCTATTGCCCTGTACCTGCTGGGGATCAAGGCAAAACCAATCCGCCATCACCTGATTGCAGTGGAAAATCCGTCCCTGCTCCTGGGTCAAGACTACCCCAATGGGTAAACAATTTATCAGACCGGAACTAAAATCCATCGCACGCCTGGGGGGATATTTAATCCAGTGTAATAACCCCGTTGCAAGGCGCAGAAATTCTCTACGGAAAAACTTAATAGCTCCGAAGGAATTATTAAGCTCAACAGGTATTATTCTGAGTATTTATACAGCCCCCCTACAGCCGCACCCTGGGGTCAATGAATGCGGTCAACACATCAATTAAAATACTCAAAACCACCACCACCACCGCCAAAAACACCACAATTCCCTGCACCGTGGGATAGTCCCGCAGATTGATCGCCTCGTACAAACGATTCGCCAACCCCGGCCAGGAAAACGTCACCTCCGTGACAATCGCGCCCCCCAATAGCGAGGCCAAGGTTAGCCCCAACAACGCCACCACCGGAATCAACGCATTGGGTAAAACGTGATGCCAAAGTAGCCACCCCGGCGGAATCCCCCGTGCCCTGGCCGCCTCCACATAATCCCCCCGCCAGCCCGCCCGCACCTGCACCCGCACCATCCGTTCAAACAACCCACTTAGCACCAGCCCCAAGGTCAAACTGGGCAAAGCCAAATGGTGCAAAGCAATCCCCAACTGGCGCCAGTTTCCCGCCAGCAAACTATCCAGCACATACAAACCCGTCGGCCCAGCGGGAGCCACCTCCTGCAAGGGAAAGCGCACCCCCAAGGGAAACCAGCCCCAACCGACACTCAGCCATAACTGCAACAACATTCCCAGCCAAAACAGGGGCACCGCATAGCTCACCAGGCTAAATACCTTGCCCCCCATCGCCAATGGGCTAGACTCCGGGCGACTGCCGGTGATTAACCCCAGTCCCACCCCCAACCCAGCGGCCACCCCAAACCCCGCTACTCCCAACTCCACCGTGGCCGGGAGATAAGCGGTAATAATATCCCCCACGGTGCGCCCCGGCTCCGTCAGCGATGTGCCCAAATTCCCCTGGATCAACTGCCCCAGATAGCGCAGATATTGCATGAGCAAGGGCTGATCCAACCCCAACTGCACCCGCAATGCCTCCTTCACCTGCGCCGGTGCCCGCCCCCCATAAATCGCATCCACTGGGTCGCCCGGTGTCGCCCGCAACAGCAAAAAAACCACCGTCACCACCGTCCAGAGCATCACCGGTGCCAGGAGCAACCGCCCCAGCAGGTAATTTTGTATCTGTTGCCACCGTCCCACCACGCTTGCCCCAAACAGGTCACAATAGAAAGCATAACCAAAGTGAACCATCGTAACCCCTGCATGATGTTTATTGACTGGGCGGAACAAATCCGTTGCATTGACACAACCCTCTCCAAACGGCACCTTGACCTTGACCCGGCGGGTTATTTCATCATTTATATTGACCCCCAGGAAGGGTATATCTACGCCAAGTGGTTCACCAATGCTATTGACAAACGGGGCTTAGCCCTTGACCCCAGCACCGGCCAACCCATTCCCGCCCGGGGGGGAGTCAAACGGGAACCCAACCATATCTTTCGGGGACGCACCGCTAAGGAACTGTGTGTGGAAATTTTTGAAGAATGTCATACCTTTCAGCCGGTCAGCCAACTCGGCCATGCGGCCTACCTGGGGCGGGAATTCCTGCGGGCGGAAATGGCCCTAGTCCAGGGCACCGCCTACACGCAAGATTAACCTGTGACAGCCGTTGGACTGACCAACATTTTACTGACCAATGACGACGGCATTGATGCGCCCGGGTTGCAGGTCTTAGCGCAAGTTTTACCTGGGGCTTTGGTGGTGGCTCCCCAGGCGCAATTTTCCGGGTGTGGCCACCGGATCACCACCGGGCGACCAATTCTATTTGAGCAACGCACCTCCCACCGCTACGCCGTCCAGGGCACCCCCGTGGATTGCGTGCGACTCACCCTCGCCCACTGGCAACCCGACACCGCCTGGGTACTGGCCGGGGTCAACCAGGGAGCCAATTTGGGCGTAGATGTCTATCAATCGGGCACCGTGGCCGCCGTGCGGGAAGCGGCCTTGCATCGCATCCCCGCCATTGCCCTGTCCCAATACCAGCAACGGGGCACAGAAATTGATTGGCAACGCACCCAACGCTGGAGCGAGAAAGTCCTGCAAATTTTATTCCAAAAACCCGCCCCCGGATGCTTTTGGAACGTGAATTTTCCCCACCTGGAACCCACCGCCCCGGAACCGGAACTGGTGTTTTGCCCCCCCTGCACCCAGCCCTTGCCGATGCAGTACCAAGCCACCCCCCAGGGATTTGTGTATCAAGGGGTGTATCAACAACGTCCCTACGACCCAGCCGCCGATGTAGCCGTATGTTTTCGGGGGCACATTGCCATTAGCCAAATGGGACTCGGCTAATTCCCCCAATGGATCAACCCCAACTCCAAAGGGTTGCTCAAGTCCGGGTGGTGGGGCAATAACCGCACCGCAAACCCCTGCAACCCACTGCTGGCGTAGCTAATTTCGCCCGTGTAGGCGTAATACCCATCCCCCTGTTGGCCTGGACAGGTCATGGGCACCACTTGCCCAACGGGGATATTGCCCGTGGCATCCACTTCCCCCTGGTACAACTGCACCTGCACCTCCGCAGGCGTGAGTTCCCCCAAATAAATCCGGGCGGTGACCCCAATCGGTTCATACACCCGCACCTCCTTGGGAGATTGGGCGGTGACATCCTGGATTTTGATCTCGTACCAATGCTGGAATAAACGGGCTTTCCACTGCGCCAACGCCTGTGCCTTGACGTACCCCTGTGCCGATAAGCGTGCCCAGCGGTCACTCACCGGGAAATAGGCGTGCTGGGCGTACTCCTGCACCATCCGCTCCGTATTGAAAAACGGCGTATTGATGCGAATCGAAGCCTTCATCTTGTTCAGCCAGCCCCGGGGCAAACCCTCCTGGTCTCTTTGATAGTACAAAGGCAAGACATCTTCTTCTAAAATTTGGTACAGGGCATTGGCTTCTAGTTCATCCTGGACTTGGGTATCCGTGTATTCCTCTCCCCGGCCAATCGGCCAGCCGGTGGTCACATAGTCCGCCTCCGCCCACCAGCCATCTAAGGTACTCAGGTTGGGCACCCCATTCATGGCCGCCTTCATGCCACTGGTGCCGGAAGCCTCGCGGGGGCGGCGGGGATTATTTAGCCACACATCGCAACCCGCCACCATCAACCGGGCGGTATGAATATCGTAGTTGGGCACAAACACGATCTGCCGTTCCAAGCCCTGTTCTTTCGCAAAGTGGATAATATCCCGGATCATATCCTTGCCTGGATGATCCTTGGGGTGGGCTTTGCCCGCAAACACAAACTGAATCGGGCGTTGCCGGTCCGCCAGCATTTTCAACAACCGCTCCGGGTGGGAGATAAATAAATTCGCCCGTTTGTAGGTGGCAAACCGACGGGCAAAGCCGATGGTCAACGCTTCCGGGTCAAGCACCTCCCGGGTTTTGAGAATCTCCGCCTGGGATGCCCCCCGTTCCTCCCACGCCCGCCGCAGTCGCTCCCGCACGTACAGCACCATCTGCACCTTCGCCCGGTCATGGATGCGCCACAACTCCTCATCCGGGATACTCTCCACCCGCTGCCACTCCGGCGCCGTTGCCGGTAATGCCCACCAATCCGGGCTGATATAACGCTGGTAGAGATTCTGGGTCGCCGGTGCCACACAACTGCGGGCATGAACCCCATTGGTAATCCCCCGAATCGGCACCTCATGTTCCGGGGTCAGCCCCCACAGGGAACCAAACATCTGCCGACTCACCCGGGCGTGCAGTTGACTCACCCCATTGAGCGAACTCGCCATGCGGATGGCAAAAATCGCCATATTAAACGGGGCTTGAAAATCCCCCGTCTGCTCCCTGCCCAGGGAGAGAAACTCCTGCTCCGACAGGCCAAAAAGCTCCCGATACCGCCCCAGGTAATACAGCACTTTGTCCGTCGGAAATAAATCAATCCCCGCTGGCACCGGCGTATGGGTGGTAAACACCTGGCTGGCCTGCACCGCCTCCTTCGCCTGGGCAAAGGTCAACCCCGACTCCTGCATCAGTTCCCGAATCCGCTCCAGGGACAAAAACGCCGAATGCCCCTCATTCATGTGATAGACCGCAGGCTGTAATCCCAACGCCCGCAGGGCTTTGATCCCCCCAATCCCCAAAATCATCTCCTGATGGATGCGTAAATCCACATCCCCGCCGTACAACTGGTCGGTAATGTCCTGGTCGTAGGTATTATTCGGGGGAATGTTTGTATCTAATAAGTACAAGGGCACCCGCCCTACCTGCACCCGCCAAATCCGGGCATACACCACCCGCTGGGGAAAGACCACCTCAATCCGCAGTTCCGACCCATCCGGTCTGCGCTCCAACTGCAAGGGCAAATTATAAAAATCATTGAGGGGATAACGTTCCTGTTGCCACCCATCGGCACTGAGATATTGTTGGAAATAGCCCTGTTGGTACAATAGCCCCACACCCACCAACGGCAAACCCAAATCACTGGCCGATTTCAGGTGATCCCCCGCCAACACCCCCAACCCCCCCGAATAAATGGGCAGAGCGGTGGTGAGGCCAAATTCCGCCGAAAAATAGGCATAACATTCCTGGGTATCCGTCCCCCGGTGCCGCTGGTACCAACTGCGTTCCTGGAGGTACTGCTTTAATTCCGCCTGCGCCCGTTCCAGGTGTGCCAAAAAACCATCATCCGTACTGGCCGCCTGCAGCCGCTCCTGGCTAATCGTCCCCAACATCAACACCGGGTTTTGGCGGCTCTGCTCCCACAAATCCGGGTCTAACCGGCGAAAAAGCTCCTTGACCTCATCGCTCCAATCCCAGTACAGGTTGGTGGCCAGGGGACGCAGGGCTTCCAACGCCGCAGGCAGAGCAGGCGAAACCTTGAAGGTACGAATCGGACGCATGGGTTCACCGGTAACGAAATCTGGTTTTTAGTGTAGCTTGCCCGTCCCCGTCCACAAAATTTCTTAACCCCAACTTCAGACCCGCCTACGCCACAGGCCGTACTTCGGCGCAAAAACCATCACCAATAAAAACACCAGGGTTTGCACTAACACAATACAGCCCCCCGTAGAAGCATCCAGATAATAGCTCAAATACGTTCCCAGCACACTCGAACCCAGCCCCGAAAAAATTGCCAAAATTAACATCCGGTCAAACCGATCCGTGAGTAAATACGCCGTCGCACCGGGGGTCACCAACATGGCGACCACGAGAACAATTCCCACCGCCTGCAACGCCACCACAATCGTCAATGACAATAGGGTGAGCAATACATAATAAAGCCAGTTAATGTCAATCCCAATCGAACGGGCATGGGTCGGGTCAAAACAAAATAAAAGTAAATCATTTTTCAGCACAAAAATCACCGCTAGGGTAAACAGACCAATCACCACCGTCTGAATCACATCCGACGTGGGAATACCCAATAAATTACCAAACAAAATATGTAAAAAATCCACATTACTCGGAGTTTTAGAAATCAGCACCAACCCCAGGGCAAAAAATCCCGTAAACACCAACCCAATCACCGTATCTTCCTTAATCCGGGTTTGACTCTGAATCCAGCCGATGAGTAACACCGAACCCACCCCAAAGATAAACGCCCCCACGGCCAACGGAAAATTGAATACATAGGCCAAAACCACGCCAGGGGTGACCGAATGCGCCACCGCATCCCCCATCAATGCCCAGCCTTTCAAGGTCATATAGCAGGACAAAACCCCACATACCATGCCCACAAAACCACTGACCAGCAGGGCTTTGACCATAAATTCATATTGCAGGGGGGCAGTAATCCAATCCCAGATCATTGCCATTATCCTCAGTGAATATTCGAGTTGGGCGGGCAGTATCCTCCAAAGGTGCGGCTGAGATTTTCCGGGGTGAAAACCTCTTGGGTAGCTCCGTAGGCCAAAATAGTTTGATTGATAAAAATCGTCTGGTCACAAAAGGTAGAAACCGAACTTAAATCGTGGGTAGAAACCAAAATTGTATGGCCGAAACGCCGTAATTCCATCAGTAGTTTGATCATGGTTTGTTCAGTCTTCACATCCACCCCATTAAACGGCTCATCCAAAAGTAAGATATTGGCCTGTTGTGCCAAGGCTCTCGCTAAAAAAGCCCGTTTTTTTTGTCCCCCCGAAAGTTCCCCAATCTGCCGGTCTTTGAGAGCCAGCATATCCACCCGCAGGAGACTGTCTTGGACAATGCGCCGATCCACCGGACGGGGAATGCGTAACCAATTCATATAACCATACCGCCCCATTAGCACCACGTCCTGCACACTCACCGGAAATTGCCAATCTACCTGTTCGGTTTGGGGAATGTAGGCCACTCGGCCTCGTTTTTGCGCCAAACGAATGGGTAATCCCTCAATGGTCACCCGCCCGATCGTGGGGGCAATCAACCCCATGATGGTCTTAAATAGGGTGGATTTACCACTGCCATTCATGCCCACTAGACCGACAATTGAACCCGGTTGGAGGGACAAATTCACCCCATGCAATGCCACTTTATCGTGATAGTTCACGGTGACATTTTCAATATCAACACTCATCATTTGGGGCATGATTTTAGCTCCTTTTATTTTGTTGTAAACCTTGGGTCAATGTGTTTACGTTATGTTCTAAAAGTTGCAGATAGGTGGGGGCGGCACCCGTCGCTGGGGTAAGGGAATCCACATAAAAAACACCCCCGAATGTCACCCCGGCTTCCTTGGCAACTTGTTTTTGTGCCTGGTCATTGACCGTACTTTCACAAAAAACTACCGGCACTTGACTCGCTCGCACTTGGTCAATTGTGTTGCGAATTTGCTGGGGCGTGCCCTCCTGTTCGGCATTGATCGGCCAGAGATAAATTTCTTTAAGATTATAATCCTGCGTGAGATAACTAAAGGCTCCTTCGCAGGACACTAAAACCCTTTGGGAAGCGGGGATCACACTCAGGGACTGCCTAAGTTTTTGGTCTAATTGTTGAATTTCCTGCTGATATTTCTGGGCATTTTGCGTATAAATTGCTTCATTTTCTGGATCAAGATTGACCAGGGCTTGGTGGATATTTTCGATGTAAATTAATGCCAATTGGGGGGACATCCAGGCGTGGGGATTGGGTTGATTTTTGTAGGAACCTTCCTGAATGGGAATCGGGGTAATGCCCTTGCTGAGTGTCACCTGGGGAACATTGCGTAAATTGGTGTAAAATCGCTCCGCCCAGCGCTCTAACCCCAAGCCATTTTCTAAAATTAAATTGGCATTTTGGGCACGGGTAATATCCATCGGGGTAGGTTCATAACCATGAATTTCCGCCCCTGGTTTAGTAATAGATTCCACCCGCACTTTTTCCCCAGCCACTTGGCGGGTCATGTCCGCCAAGACCGTAAACGTCGTTAAAACCACCTTTTCCTGCGCCTGGGGCGGAGTCGGATTGCCCTGACACCCCCACAAGCCCAACAATGCCCCCAAAACCCACCAACCCCGCATCCCCATTTTGACCCCCCGACTTTTCATAATCATTTCACAATGATCACCATAACATACTCGGTTGGGATTTTCATTATTATTTCATGTTTTTAATTTTATGTCATGGCTGACGGTATCAGGGGGCGGGGGTTTTGGCGAGTAGTTCGGCCACCACGCTGAGTAATTCCCCTGGCACGATGGGTTTGACCAGGTAATGGCTGGCACCCAAACTCAAGGCTTTTTGGCGATGGCGGTCGCCGGTGCGGGAGGTAAGCATCATCACCGGGACGGCATAGTGGCGGTCGTGGCTGCGGATGCGTTGCAAAAGACCGTACCCATTCAGGCGGGGCATTTCAATATCGGAAATCACCAGTCCCACCGGGCGGTATTCCTGGCTGAGCCATTCCCAGGCTTCTTGGCCGTCCCGACCGGTTTGCACCTGGTAACCGCTCTGGCGCAACAGCCGTTCCAATAATTGGCGGGTGGCGACGGAATCCTCCGCCACCAGGATCAGGGGGGGGCTAGCGGGGCTAGCCGGGGCAGGGGGCGGGTCTGCGCTCCGGGACAACAGGGGGGATAATTCGCCAGGAATCAGGACGGGGACGACTTCCCCACTGCCCAAAATCGTACAACCGGCCAGGTAGGGGGGCAGGGGCACGGTTTCATCCAGGGATTTGAGGATCAACTGCCGCTCCCCCACCAGTTGTCCCACGGTATAAACAGCGGGTTGGGTCTGCCCCAGCACCAAACCGACGGGTTCCGGTTCCGGGGGGCTGGGACGGCGATAGGGCAAGGCTTG encodes the following:
- a CDS encoding ShlB/FhaC/HecB family hemolysin secretion/activation protein, whose product is MSWQRFWCGLCIQGLSVLAWAVAAEAMPQRLKGGSVPQFRAPVPKVDPGDGNSPSFRKGTVNPRVRLPKQPQPETVAIPPQAPFSGGNPTNTPFAQSNPDPNQQRIPQPQQVQPIPPAPQRPETPFVPGAVPGNPDQLVVVEALDVVGSTILTPKEIAKLVEPVLYREVTLRQVQDVADAITKIYVDGGYITSRAAIASETIPSGKLRIDVTEGRLVDIQITGNQRLFTSYIRDRLKLGANTPLNSNALEDQLRLLKAVPYLENVEASLRPGEKPGESILVVRVQEDKQPFVMSFGVDNYVPPSIATQRGYVSLGYQNLSGIGDEIFGSYTVGLNFTDWERAALNEYNFTYRAPINPMDGTVQARVLVTNNQITDENFEVLNISGESQLYEFSFRQPIIRSVRQELALSTGFTWQQSQTFTFAGPTPFGLGPDEQGFSRTSVLKFGTDYIYRDGTGAWLALGQFNLGLPIFSATENTDGPIPGRIIPDGRFFSFQGQGQRVQNLGNDFLLIVRGDMQLAATPLLAQQQFVIGGAQSVRGYRQNARAGDNGFRISIESRVPMARDKNGQVFFQLAPFIEFGRVWNNPANPNILVAPNTLAGIGTGFIWNPVQGMDVRLDLGAPLIYNEDRGRDAQDYGIYFNVNYRAF
- a CDS encoding pentapeptide repeat-containing protein, whose amino-acid sequence is MTQDVGQELMALQQRQVTGTVVVQGNGQQWWLYLFMGRLLYATGGVHRGRRWQRVLKAHCPQFQPDWSTLGNAAPWEYHSLVQGTANGRLTPSQAKAVILASVLEVLFALVGQEHLTLTLQAGQGLGTQIALLQVERVLGEVEQLQQQWQATGIKQLQNVTQELSPDLAPVVRQADKIQEQPGGANWVTLLNGQNTLWDVMGLTRKSLQATVQPIVTWVQQGWIEWQTLPDLPAPVAERSSAPPPPPPGAPTVSNAHQPLVACLDDSPVMLKILETSLSRAGYRVMTVAEPMMQMANLLEAKPDVILMDWVMPDVNGYELCGLLRKTSVFKDTPIFLVTAHESIVNRTRARLVGVTEMLKKPVTPEELFKLVSRYAPLRSDLAVVSPTPPPPEPIAPEATLPPEPEQVIDQLADPVAQANQLLQRYAAGERDFTGINLIGCNLQGANLEGVNLSRADLMLADLSGCLLIGAKLAGANLVGAEMVKTNLREASLGGVNLIGANLSQANLNGSQLMGANLSSATLYQARLRGADLSEALIAGANLTSADLKEAILYATNLHGAVLNQANFEQANLTGANLWQAQMQQTCLEGANLTGTVLPQMSE
- a CDS encoding sensor histidine kinase, producing the protein MDFSSGLINCLPIGVVLTQEQGRIFHCNQVMADWFCLDPQQVQGNSITEFWPELATYLRWQEAGGRVRLSTPAGWLMMRVLVQKFPQETQGGLVWSFVPEHSRDLEQSQQEFIDTISHELRTPLTSIKGFVDTLLHSQSHFSYAQTRHFLEIVQTQVTQLSALVEAVLAVSRWQVQPGHFRPVRVAELVPEVMLELALQPGGNRVDWRIQELSPVWSDPELLVPILVQVLDYALTHTPGDTQVQVRGWPGGTGLQIGVPELDLGELWYPLGPTRPGMGLYVAQMLVERLEGRLLLGQGLTLELPRVARMASPVAGLS
- a CDS encoding ABC transporter permease; its protein translation is MGRWQQIQNYLLGRLLLAPVMLWTVVTVVFLLLRATPGDPVDAIYGGRAPAQVKEALRVQLGLDQPLLMQYLRYLGQLIQGNLGTSLTEPGRTVGDIITAYLPATVELGVAGFGVAAGLGVGLGLITGSRPESSPLAMGGKVFSLVSYAVPLFWLGMLLQLWLSVGWGWFPLGVRFPLQEVAPAGPTGLYVLDSLLAGNWRQLGIALHHLALPSLTLGLVLSGLFERMVRVQVRAGWRGDYVEAARARGIPPGWLLWHHVLPNALIPVVALLGLTLASLLGGAIVTEVTFSWPGLANRLYEAINLRDYPTVQGIVVFLAVVVVVLSILIDVLTAFIDPRVRL
- a CDS encoding DUF4346 domain-containing protein is translated as MFIDWAEQIRCIDTTLSKRHLDLDPAGYFIIYIDPQEGYIYAKWFTNAIDKRGLALDPSTGQPIPARGGVKREPNHIFRGRTAKELCVEIFEECHTFQPVSQLGHAAYLGREFLRAEMALVQGTAYTQD
- the surE gene encoding 5'/3'-nucleotidase SurE, which encodes MTAVGLTNILLTNDDGIDAPGLQVLAQVLPGALVVAPQAQFSGCGHRITTGRPILFEQRTSHRYAVQGTPVDCVRLTLAHWQPDTAWVLAGVNQGANLGVDVYQSGTVAAVREAALHRIPAIALSQYQQRGTEIDWQRTQRWSEKVLQILFQKPAPGCFWNVNFPHLEPTAPEPELVFCPPCTQPLPMQYQATPQGFVYQGVYQQRPYDPAADVAVCFRGHIAISQMGLG